In the genome of Pseudoliparis swirei isolate HS2019 ecotype Mariana Trench chromosome 3, NWPU_hadal_v1, whole genome shotgun sequence, one region contains:
- the ddx46 gene encoding probable ATP-dependent RNA helicase DDX46 isoform X1 produces MGRESRHYRKRSASRGRSGSRSKSRSPDKRSKKDDRDRNRRERSRSRDRRRSRSRDKKRVRRSRSRERRRSRSRERRRSGSRTRARRSRSGSPSKSRRPDEKSRSKEKDSVDPLSEKKKIKEEKEDEKVEDQDFDQNKLEEEMRKRKERVEKWREEQRKKAIENIGEIKRELEDMKQGKKWSLEDDEDDDEDNSAPMEGDDDDDDEDGEEKGESEEKGESEEKGESEEKGESEEKAVKEEKKEEEAKEGGENEEEEKEKEAKKIKKEKEEKEKEKESETPMEQQPEEEEDDVDPLDAYMEEVKQEVKKFNMGAMKGNDKRGAIMMGTKVMTVVKTKKGPNTHKKKGELMENDQDAMEYSSEEEEVDLQTALTGFQTKQRKVLEPVDHKKIQYETYRRNFYVEVPELARMSPEDVYAYRLELEGIAVKGKGCPKPIKTWVQCGVSMKILSAMKRHGYDKPTPIQAQAIPAIMSGRDLIGIAKTGSGKTIAFLLPMFRHIMDQNPLEESEGPIAVIMTPTRELALQITKECKKFSKALGLRVVCVYGGTGISEQIAELKRGAEIIVCTPGRMIDMLGANSGRVTNLRRATYVVLDEADRMFDMGFEPQVMRIVDNVRPDRQTVMFSATFPRAMEALARRILAKPLEVQVGGRSVVCSDVQQHVLVIEEDKKFLKLLEILGHYQEKGSVIIFVDKQEHADNLLKDLMKASYPCMSLHGGIDQYDRDSVINDFKNGACRLMVATSVAARGLDVKQLILVVNYNCPNHYEDYVHRAGRTGRAGNKGFAYTFITDDQVRYAGDIIKALELSCSPVPPELEKLWATFKDQQKAEGKVIKSSSGFSGKGFKFDETEHAMANERKKLQKAALGLQDSDDEDGALDIEEQIESMFNSKKRVKDLSAPGSGGGSSQSGSSSSFSGGMSSSGPPSAGNIQKLEMAKRLALKINALKNLGAEAQDVMQQATNAILRGGTIMTPSVSAKTIAEQLAEKINAKLNYTPVEKLEEERQAAEQAETVKRYEEELEINDFPQTARWKVTSKEALQRIGEYSEAAITIRGTYFPPGKEPKEGERKIYLAIESANELAVQKAKTEITRLIKEELIRLQNSYQPTSKGRYKVL; encoded by the exons ATGGGACGCGAGTCGAG ACACTACAGGAAGCGCTCGGCTTCTCGGGGCCGCTCGGGCAGCCGCTCGAAGAGTCGCTCCCCGGACAAACGCTCCAAGAAGGACGATCGAGACCGGAACCGGAGGGAGCGCTCGCGCAGCCGGGACCGCCGCAGGTCCCGGTCCAGAGACAAAAAACGCGTCAG GCGCTCCAGGagccgagagaggaggaggtccaggagccgagagaggaggaggtccggCAGCAGGACCCGAGCTCGGCGGTCCCGTTCTGGAAGCCCCAGCAAGAGCAGGAGGCCCGATGAAAA GTCGAGGAGCAAGGAGAAAGACAGCGTCGATCCTTTATCCGAAAAGAAAAAGatcaaagaggagaaggaggacgagaaggtTGAGGAC CAAGACTTTGACCAGAacaagctggaggaggagatgaggaagaggaaggagcgcgTGGAGAagtggagggaggagcagaggaagaaggcCATCGAGAACATCGGAGAGATCAAGAGGGAACTGGAGGACATGAAGCAGGGCAAGAAGTGGAGCCTGGAGGATGacgagg ACGATGACGAGGACAACTCGGCCCCGATGGAGggagacgacgacgacgacgacgaagacGGGGAGGAGAAGGGCGAGAGCGAAGAGAAGGGCGAGAGCGAAGAGAAGGGCGAGAGCGAAGAGAAGGGCGAGAGCGAAGAGAAGGCggtaaaggaggagaagaaagaagaagaagcgaaggaaggaggagagaatgaggaggaggaaaaggaaaaggaggcGAAGAAGAttaagaaggagaaagaggagaaggagaaagagaaggagagcgaGACCCCGATGGAGCAGCagcccgaggaggaggaggacgacgtggACCCTCTGGACgcctacatggaggaggtgaagcaggAGGTGAAGAAGTTCAACATGGGAGCCATGAAGGGAAACgacaag agaggAGCGATAATGATGGGAACCAAGGTGATGACGGTCGTCAAAACCAAGAAAGGACCAAACACTCACAAGAAGAAGGGCGAGCTGATGGAGAACGACCAGGACGCCATGGAG TACtcgtctgaggaggaggaggtggacctCCAGACGGCGCTGACGGGCTTCCAGACCAAACAGAGGAAGGTTCTGGAGCCCGTGGACCACAAGAAGATCCAGTATGAGACGTACCGCCGAAACTTCTACGTGGAGGTGCCCGAGCTCGCCCGGATGAGCCCGGAAG ACGTGTACGCGTACCGGCTGGAGCTCGAAGGCATCGCCGTCAAAGGGAAGGGCTGCCCCAAACCCATCAAGACCTGGGTGCAGTGCGGCGTGTCCATGAAGATCCTCAGCGCCATGAAGAG GCACGGCTACGACAAGCCCACCCCCATCCAGGCCCAGGCCATCCCGGCCATCATGTCGGGCCGAGACCTCATCGGCATCGCCAAGACCGGCAGCGGCAAGACCATCGCCTTCCTGCTGCCCATGTTCCGACACATCATGGACCAGAACCCGCTGGAGGAGTCCGAGGGGCCGATCG CCGTCATCATGACTCCCACCAGAGAGCTGGCGCTGCAGATCACCAAGGAGTGCAAGAAGTTCTCCAAGGCGCTGGGACTccgggtggtgtgtgtgtacggagGCACGGGCATCAGcgaacag ATTGCTGAGCTGAAGAGAGGAGCCGAGATCATCGTGTGCACGCCCGGAAGAATGATCGACATGCTGGGGGCCAACAGCG GTCGCGTCACCAACCTGCGCAGAGCCACCTACGTGGTGCTGGATGAGGCCGACCGGATGTTCGACATGGGCTTCGAGCCTCAG GTGATGCGCATCGTGGACAACGTGCGCCCGGACCGCCAGACGGTGATGTTCTCGGCCACCTTCCCCAGAGCCATGGAGGCGCTGGCCCGCAGGATCCTGGCCAAGCCCCTGGAGGTGCAGGTGGGGGGCCGCAGTGTGGTCTGCTCCGACGTGCAGCAGCACGTG CTGGTGATCGAAGAGGACAAGAAGTTCCTGAAGCTGCTGGAGATCCTGGGCCACTACCAGGAGAAGGGCTCGGTCATCATCTTTGTGGACAAGCAGGAGCACGCGGACAACCTGCTGAAGGACCTGATGAAGGCCTCCTACCCCTGCATGTCGCTTCACGGAG gaATCGACCAGTACGACCGAGACAGCGTCATCAACGACTTTAAGAACGGCGCGTGCCGCCTGATGGTGGCTACGTCCGTGGCCGCCCGCGGGCTGGACGTCAAGCAGCTGATCCTGGTGGTCAACTACAACTGCCCCAACCACTACGAGGACTACGTGCACCGGGCCGGCCGCACGGGCCGGGCGGGCAACAAG gGCTTCGCCTACACCTTCATCACGGACGACCAGGTCCGCTACGccggtgacatcatcaaagCTCTGGAGCTGTCCTGCTCCCCGGTGCCGCCCGAGCTGGAGAAGCTGTGGGCCACCTTCAAGGACCAGCAGAAAGCG GAGGGGAAGGTCATTAAAAGCAGCAGCGGCTTCTCTGGAAAAGGCTTCAAGTTCGACGAGACGGAACACGCGATGGCCAACGAGAGGAAGAAGCTGCAGAAAGCGGCTCTGGGGCTGCAGGACTCTGACGACGAGGACGGAGCGCTGGAC atCGAGGAGCAGATCGAGAGCATGTTCAACTCCAAGAAGCGCGTGAAGGACCTGTCCGCTCCCGGCTCGGGCGGCGGCTCGAGCCAATCGGGGTCCTCGTCGTCCTTCTCCGGAGGGATGTCCAGCAGCGGGCCGCCGTCCGCCGGGAACATCCAGAAGCTGGAGATGGCCAAGAGGCTGGCGCTCAAGATCAACGCCCTGAAGAACCTGGGCGCCGAGGCTCAG gacgTGATGCAGCAGGCCACCAACGCCATCCTGCGCGGCGGCACCATCATGACGCCCTCGGTGTCGGCGAAGACCATCGCGGAGCAGCTGGCGGAGAAGATCAACGCCAAGCTGAACTACACGCCGGTGgagaagctggaggaggagcggcagGCGGCCGAGCAGGCCGAGACCGTCAAGAGAtacgaggaggagctggagatcAACGACTTCCCGCAG acgGCCAGGTGGAAGGTGACGTCTAAAGAAGCTCTGCAGAGGATCGGCGAATACTCCGAGGCCGCCATCACCATCAGAGGAACCTACTTTCCTCCAGGCAAAGAGCCCAAAGAGGGCGAGCGCAAGATCTACCTGGCCATCGAAA GCGCAAATGAACTGGCCGTGCAGAAAGCCAAGACGGAGATCACGCGGTTAATCAAGGAGGAGCTCATCAGATTA caaaaTTCCTACCAGCCGACCAGCAAAGGCCGGTACAAGGTGCTGTAG
- the ddx46 gene encoding probable ATP-dependent RNA helicase DDX46 isoform X2, protein MGRESRHYRKRSASRGRSGSRSKSRSPDKRSKKDDRDRNRRERSRSRDRRRSRSRDKKRVRSRERRRSRSRERRRSGSRTRARRSRSGSPSKSRRPDEKSRSKEKDSVDPLSEKKKIKEEKEDEKVEDQDFDQNKLEEEMRKRKERVEKWREEQRKKAIENIGEIKRELEDMKQGKKWSLEDDEDDDEDNSAPMEGDDDDDDEDGEEKGESEEKGESEEKGESEEKGESEEKAVKEEKKEEEAKEGGENEEEEKEKEAKKIKKEKEEKEKEKESETPMEQQPEEEEDDVDPLDAYMEEVKQEVKKFNMGAMKGNDKRGAIMMGTKVMTVVKTKKGPNTHKKKGELMENDQDAMEYSSEEEEVDLQTALTGFQTKQRKVLEPVDHKKIQYETYRRNFYVEVPELARMSPEDVYAYRLELEGIAVKGKGCPKPIKTWVQCGVSMKILSAMKRHGYDKPTPIQAQAIPAIMSGRDLIGIAKTGSGKTIAFLLPMFRHIMDQNPLEESEGPIAVIMTPTRELALQITKECKKFSKALGLRVVCVYGGTGISEQIAELKRGAEIIVCTPGRMIDMLGANSGRVTNLRRATYVVLDEADRMFDMGFEPQVMRIVDNVRPDRQTVMFSATFPRAMEALARRILAKPLEVQVGGRSVVCSDVQQHVLVIEEDKKFLKLLEILGHYQEKGSVIIFVDKQEHADNLLKDLMKASYPCMSLHGGIDQYDRDSVINDFKNGACRLMVATSVAARGLDVKQLILVVNYNCPNHYEDYVHRAGRTGRAGNKGFAYTFITDDQVRYAGDIIKALELSCSPVPPELEKLWATFKDQQKAEGKVIKSSSGFSGKGFKFDETEHAMANERKKLQKAALGLQDSDDEDGALDIEEQIESMFNSKKRVKDLSAPGSGGGSSQSGSSSSFSGGMSSSGPPSAGNIQKLEMAKRLALKINALKNLGAEAQDVMQQATNAILRGGTIMTPSVSAKTIAEQLAEKINAKLNYTPVEKLEEERQAAEQAETVKRYEEELEINDFPQTARWKVTSKEALQRIGEYSEAAITIRGTYFPPGKEPKEGERKIYLAIESANELAVQKAKTEITRLIKEELIRLQNSYQPTSKGRYKVL, encoded by the exons ATGGGACGCGAGTCGAG ACACTACAGGAAGCGCTCGGCTTCTCGGGGCCGCTCGGGCAGCCGCTCGAAGAGTCGCTCCCCGGACAAACGCTCCAAGAAGGACGATCGAGACCGGAACCGGAGGGAGCGCTCGCGCAGCCGGGACCGCCGCAGGTCCCGGTCCAGAGACAAAAAACGCGTCAG GagccgagagaggaggaggtccaggagccgagagaggaggaggtccggCAGCAGGACCCGAGCTCGGCGGTCCCGTTCTGGAAGCCCCAGCAAGAGCAGGAGGCCCGATGAAAA GTCGAGGAGCAAGGAGAAAGACAGCGTCGATCCTTTATCCGAAAAGAAAAAGatcaaagaggagaaggaggacgagaaggtTGAGGAC CAAGACTTTGACCAGAacaagctggaggaggagatgaggaagaggaaggagcgcgTGGAGAagtggagggaggagcagaggaagaaggcCATCGAGAACATCGGAGAGATCAAGAGGGAACTGGAGGACATGAAGCAGGGCAAGAAGTGGAGCCTGGAGGATGacgagg ACGATGACGAGGACAACTCGGCCCCGATGGAGggagacgacgacgacgacgacgaagacGGGGAGGAGAAGGGCGAGAGCGAAGAGAAGGGCGAGAGCGAAGAGAAGGGCGAGAGCGAAGAGAAGGGCGAGAGCGAAGAGAAGGCggtaaaggaggagaagaaagaagaagaagcgaaggaaggaggagagaatgaggaggaggaaaaggaaaaggaggcGAAGAAGAttaagaaggagaaagaggagaaggagaaagagaaggagagcgaGACCCCGATGGAGCAGCagcccgaggaggaggaggacgacgtggACCCTCTGGACgcctacatggaggaggtgaagcaggAGGTGAAGAAGTTCAACATGGGAGCCATGAAGGGAAACgacaag agaggAGCGATAATGATGGGAACCAAGGTGATGACGGTCGTCAAAACCAAGAAAGGACCAAACACTCACAAGAAGAAGGGCGAGCTGATGGAGAACGACCAGGACGCCATGGAG TACtcgtctgaggaggaggaggtggacctCCAGACGGCGCTGACGGGCTTCCAGACCAAACAGAGGAAGGTTCTGGAGCCCGTGGACCACAAGAAGATCCAGTATGAGACGTACCGCCGAAACTTCTACGTGGAGGTGCCCGAGCTCGCCCGGATGAGCCCGGAAG ACGTGTACGCGTACCGGCTGGAGCTCGAAGGCATCGCCGTCAAAGGGAAGGGCTGCCCCAAACCCATCAAGACCTGGGTGCAGTGCGGCGTGTCCATGAAGATCCTCAGCGCCATGAAGAG GCACGGCTACGACAAGCCCACCCCCATCCAGGCCCAGGCCATCCCGGCCATCATGTCGGGCCGAGACCTCATCGGCATCGCCAAGACCGGCAGCGGCAAGACCATCGCCTTCCTGCTGCCCATGTTCCGACACATCATGGACCAGAACCCGCTGGAGGAGTCCGAGGGGCCGATCG CCGTCATCATGACTCCCACCAGAGAGCTGGCGCTGCAGATCACCAAGGAGTGCAAGAAGTTCTCCAAGGCGCTGGGACTccgggtggtgtgtgtgtacggagGCACGGGCATCAGcgaacag ATTGCTGAGCTGAAGAGAGGAGCCGAGATCATCGTGTGCACGCCCGGAAGAATGATCGACATGCTGGGGGCCAACAGCG GTCGCGTCACCAACCTGCGCAGAGCCACCTACGTGGTGCTGGATGAGGCCGACCGGATGTTCGACATGGGCTTCGAGCCTCAG GTGATGCGCATCGTGGACAACGTGCGCCCGGACCGCCAGACGGTGATGTTCTCGGCCACCTTCCCCAGAGCCATGGAGGCGCTGGCCCGCAGGATCCTGGCCAAGCCCCTGGAGGTGCAGGTGGGGGGCCGCAGTGTGGTCTGCTCCGACGTGCAGCAGCACGTG CTGGTGATCGAAGAGGACAAGAAGTTCCTGAAGCTGCTGGAGATCCTGGGCCACTACCAGGAGAAGGGCTCGGTCATCATCTTTGTGGACAAGCAGGAGCACGCGGACAACCTGCTGAAGGACCTGATGAAGGCCTCCTACCCCTGCATGTCGCTTCACGGAG gaATCGACCAGTACGACCGAGACAGCGTCATCAACGACTTTAAGAACGGCGCGTGCCGCCTGATGGTGGCTACGTCCGTGGCCGCCCGCGGGCTGGACGTCAAGCAGCTGATCCTGGTGGTCAACTACAACTGCCCCAACCACTACGAGGACTACGTGCACCGGGCCGGCCGCACGGGCCGGGCGGGCAACAAG gGCTTCGCCTACACCTTCATCACGGACGACCAGGTCCGCTACGccggtgacatcatcaaagCTCTGGAGCTGTCCTGCTCCCCGGTGCCGCCCGAGCTGGAGAAGCTGTGGGCCACCTTCAAGGACCAGCAGAAAGCG GAGGGGAAGGTCATTAAAAGCAGCAGCGGCTTCTCTGGAAAAGGCTTCAAGTTCGACGAGACGGAACACGCGATGGCCAACGAGAGGAAGAAGCTGCAGAAAGCGGCTCTGGGGCTGCAGGACTCTGACGACGAGGACGGAGCGCTGGAC atCGAGGAGCAGATCGAGAGCATGTTCAACTCCAAGAAGCGCGTGAAGGACCTGTCCGCTCCCGGCTCGGGCGGCGGCTCGAGCCAATCGGGGTCCTCGTCGTCCTTCTCCGGAGGGATGTCCAGCAGCGGGCCGCCGTCCGCCGGGAACATCCAGAAGCTGGAGATGGCCAAGAGGCTGGCGCTCAAGATCAACGCCCTGAAGAACCTGGGCGCCGAGGCTCAG gacgTGATGCAGCAGGCCACCAACGCCATCCTGCGCGGCGGCACCATCATGACGCCCTCGGTGTCGGCGAAGACCATCGCGGAGCAGCTGGCGGAGAAGATCAACGCCAAGCTGAACTACACGCCGGTGgagaagctggaggaggagcggcagGCGGCCGAGCAGGCCGAGACCGTCAAGAGAtacgaggaggagctggagatcAACGACTTCCCGCAG acgGCCAGGTGGAAGGTGACGTCTAAAGAAGCTCTGCAGAGGATCGGCGAATACTCCGAGGCCGCCATCACCATCAGAGGAACCTACTTTCCTCCAGGCAAAGAGCCCAAAGAGGGCGAGCGCAAGATCTACCTGGCCATCGAAA GCGCAAATGAACTGGCCGTGCAGAAAGCCAAGACGGAGATCACGCGGTTAATCAAGGAGGAGCTCATCAGATTA caaaaTTCCTACCAGCCGACCAGCAAAGGCCGGTACAAGGTGCTGTAG
- the camlg gene encoding calcium signal-modulating cyclophilin ligand: MEAGEAAEGEKTGSLSVAQRRAEIRRRKLLMNSEDRMNRIVGFTKQETDNNAAALLRASEPRFHLDLDRAEPRSSSSPPPFLSEASAPGGRSRGSTPERTGSPEPDSGGEPLGVGEIRQRPRGERAPGDDGHGDGSPRRGLQKYLSRFDDAMKLRGQLADEKPSPDGAAPEPDEFDPFRLFRLVGSVLLAVFARGFVCTFLSIFAPFLTLELAYMGLSKYFPTVEKKAQTTVLTTALLLSGIPGEVINRSMDTYRRMGDVFADLCVYFFTFILSHEILLLVGSETPPTDPGGSP, from the exons ATGGAGGCCGGAGAGGCCGCCGAGGGGGAGAAGACCGGCTCTCTGTCGGTGGCGCAGCGCAGGGCCGAGATCCGCCGGAGGAAGCTGCTCATGAACTCCGAGGACCGGATGAACCGAATCGTCGGCTTCACCAAGCAAGAGACTGACAACAACG CCGCGGCGCTCCTGCGTGCCTCTGAGCCACGGTtccacctggacctggaccgggCCGAGCCGCGctcgtcctcctcgccgccCCCCTTCCTGTCGGAGGCCTCGGCGCCCGGCGGCCGGTCCCGCGGCTCCACGCCGGAGCGGACGGGCTCGCCGGAGCCGGACTCCGGCGGCGAGCCGCTGGGTGTCGGGGAGATCCGCCAGAGGCCGAGAGGGGAGCGGGCGCCGGGGGACGATGGCCACGGCGACGGCTCGCCGCGCCGCGGCCTCCAGAAGTACCTGTCCCGCTTCGACGACGCCATGAAGCTGCGCGGCCAGCTGGCCGACGAGAAGCCGTCGCCGGACGGCGCGGCGCCCGAGCCGGACGAGTTCGATCCCTTCCGACTCTTCCGGCTCGTCGGCAGCGTCCTCCTCGCCGTGTTCGCCCGCGGCTTCGTCTGCACGTTTCTG TCGATATTCGCTCCGTTTCTGACCCTGGAGCTGGCCTACATGGGGCTCTCCAAATACTTCCCCACG gtggAGAAGAAGGCTCAGACCACCGTGCTGACCACCGCCCTGCTGCTGTCCGGCATCCCCGGCGAGGTCATCAACCGCTCCATGGACACCTACCGGAGGATGGGCGACGTCTTTGCCGACCTCTGCGTCTACTTCTTCACCTTCATCCTGTCGCACGAGATCCTGCTGCTCGTCGGCTCAGAGACTCCCCCGACGGACCCGGGAGGATCTCCGTAA